A genomic stretch from Anaerolinea thermophila UNI-1 includes:
- a CDS encoding DUF6812 domain-containing protein, with amino-acid sequence MVTQYDEKGKIFTQVISKKPVPVIVQTTQHTIRGTLHVRPSERIIDELNASIQFIAITEASVLDLQGNLVYKSNFLTLNKEHVVWIIPDEEIQSV; translated from the coding sequence ATGGTCACTCAATACGATGAAAAAGGAAAAATTTTTACGCAGGTGATTTCCAAAAAACCTGTGCCCGTCATTGTGCAAACAACCCAGCACACCATTCGGGGTACGCTTCATGTGCGACCAAGCGAACGTATTATTGATGAATTAAACGCCTCCATTCAATTTATCGCAATCACAGAAGCGAGCGTCCTCGACCTCCAGGGAAATTTAGTGTATAAAAGCAATTTCCTGACTTTGAATAAGGAACATGTAGTCTGGATCATTCCAGACGAAGAGATCCAAAGCGTTTAG
- a CDS encoding CpaF family protein — protein sequence MNNPGAAPRQADLAKLKDYLINVVSRELESNPPPSGGEDRRKVVSQLLMQAYQTTRLQLPNSIRDQLFHDILDDLLGFGPLQPLLDDPDISEIMVNGPKLVYIERKGKLQKTNITFENDAAVIRLIEKIVLPLGRRIDADSPTVDARLPDGSRVNAVIPPCAIDGPTITIRKFQKDKLTIQQLINYGSITENMANFIRACVIARLNIIISGGTGSGKTTLLNILSSFIPEDERIVTIEDAAELKLQQEHVVRLETKPPNSEGRNAVTIRDLVRNALRMRPDRIVVGECRGGEALDMLQAMNTGHDGSLTTLHANTPRDALSRLETMCLMSGMELPVRVIREQIASAIDLIIQVARLKDGSRKVVSITEVAGMEGDTIVMTDIFKFEQTGISTDGKVLGELKPTGIRPLFTPRLEAAGFKLGPEVFGANLADILGGGRRR from the coding sequence ATGAACAATCCAGGTGCAGCACCACGCCAAGCCGACCTCGCTAAACTGAAAGATTACCTGATTAATGTGGTATCTCGGGAACTTGAGTCCAACCCGCCTCCCTCTGGTGGAGAAGATCGCCGGAAGGTAGTGAGTCAATTATTGATGCAAGCCTACCAGACCACTCGTCTTCAATTACCCAACAGCATTCGAGATCAACTGTTCCATGATATTCTGGATGATTTGCTCGGGTTTGGTCCCCTACAGCCTTTACTGGATGATCCAGACATCTCCGAAATCATGGTCAATGGTCCCAAACTGGTCTATATCGAACGAAAAGGGAAACTCCAAAAGACCAACATCACCTTTGAAAATGATGCGGCGGTTATCCGGCTCATTGAGAAAATTGTTCTCCCTTTGGGACGCCGTATTGATGCCGATAGTCCCACAGTCGATGCCCGTTTGCCTGATGGCTCTCGTGTCAATGCAGTGATTCCACCCTGCGCGATTGATGGGCCCACCATTACAATCCGCAAATTTCAAAAAGATAAACTCACCATTCAGCAATTGATCAATTATGGGTCCATCACAGAGAACATGGCAAACTTTATTCGGGCTTGTGTGATTGCACGGTTGAACATTATCATCTCCGGCGGTACAGGCTCGGGTAAAACCACCCTTCTGAATATCTTATCGAGTTTCATCCCTGAGGATGAACGCATTGTGACCATTGAAGATGCCGCGGAATTGAAGTTACAACAGGAACACGTTGTCCGATTGGAAACAAAACCCCCAAACTCTGAAGGTAGAAATGCGGTAACCATTCGCGATTTGGTTCGTAATGCATTGCGCATGCGCCCCGATCGCATTGTGGTTGGAGAATGCCGTGGTGGTGAAGCCCTGGACATGTTGCAAGCAATGAATACCGGGCATGATGGTTCACTGACCACCCTGCACGCCAATACCCCTCGCGACGCCCTTTCCCGCCTTGAAACCATGTGCCTCATGTCGGGCATGGAATTACCTGTCAGGGTTATTCGTGAACAAATTGCTTCTGCAATTGACTTAATCATTCAGGTAGCCCGCCTGAAAGATGGAAGCCGTAAGGTGGTATCCATTACGGAAGTTGCCGGCATGGAAGGGGACACCATTGTCATGACGGATATCTTCAAATTCGAACAAACCGGAATTTCCACCGACGGGAAAGTGTTGGGTGAACTCAAACCAACCGGAATTCGTCCCCTCTTTACCCCCAGGCTGGAAGCCGCGGGATTCAAACTGGGTCCCGAAGTATTTGGAGCAAACCTGGCAGATATTCTGGGTGGGGGTCGGCGCAGGTAA
- a CDS encoding redox-sensing transcriptional repressor Rex has product MNDKPIPDIVIGRLPRYLQALEHMLEQGYAVTSSKELGEQIGISAAQIRKDLSQYGEFGKQGKGYSVPFLVTQLKQILKVDRIWDMALIGAGNLGKAIANYQGFTEHGFRVALIFDSDPQKVGQVIHQIPVLHTSTMIETIQSHHIKIAMLTVPAQVAQSVTNQLIQAGIKAILNYAPITLSVPEDVHVQYVDPIIHLQRMTYYLD; this is encoded by the coding sequence ATGAACGACAAACCCATTCCCGACATTGTGATTGGTCGCTTGCCCCGGTATCTGCAGGCACTTGAACATATGCTTGAACAAGGTTACGCCGTGACTTCCTCAAAAGAATTGGGGGAACAAATCGGTATTTCTGCGGCTCAAATTCGAAAAGACCTCTCCCAATATGGAGAGTTTGGCAAACAGGGTAAGGGCTACTCTGTTCCTTTTCTTGTCACCCAATTAAAACAAATTCTCAAAGTAGACCGTATTTGGGATATGGCGCTAATCGGTGCGGGTAATTTAGGAAAAGCCATTGCCAATTACCAGGGCTTCACCGAGCATGGCTTTCGGGTAGCGTTAATCTTTGACTCCGATCCACAAAAAGTGGGGCAGGTCATTCATCAAATTCCTGTATTGCATACCTCAACCATGATCGAAACCATCCAATCTCATCACATCAAAATTGCTATGCTAACCGTGCCGGCGCAGGTCGCCCAGAGCGTTACCAACCAACTGATTCAGGCAGGGATAAAAGCCATCTTAAACTATGCTCCCATCACCTTATCTGTGCCAGAAGATGTGCATGTTCAATATGTAGATCCCATCATCCATTTACAACGAATGACTTATTACCTGGATTAA
- a CDS encoding helix-turn-helix domain-containing protein, translated as MDNRLILIRRKKLGAILYDSRRSLCRSLEDCARILGISPEEYSQFERGEGSPTLPQLELLSLYLNVPIDVFWDNRPVSAERQETLPENVSTALKLRNRIIAASLRLFRQKKGISTGELAQKTGIEEDVLLAYENGTREIPLPELETFAEALEVPLSQFLDEKGPIAKRRLQKQWAEQFENLPEEMQQFIAQPVNRPYLELAMRLSELDANRLRLIAESLLEITY; from the coding sequence ATGGACAATCGGCTCATCCTGATTCGTCGAAAAAAGTTAGGTGCAATCCTTTATGACAGTCGGCGCAGTTTATGCCGTTCCCTGGAAGATTGCGCCCGAATTCTGGGAATCTCCCCCGAAGAGTACTCCCAGTTTGAACGGGGAGAAGGTTCTCCCACTTTACCGCAACTGGAATTGCTCTCCCTGTACTTAAACGTCCCAATTGATGTGTTCTGGGACAATCGTCCTGTTTCTGCAGAGAGACAGGAAACACTACCCGAAAACGTCAGCACTGCCCTCAAGTTACGGAATCGCATCATAGCAGCCAGTTTACGTCTTTTCCGACAGAAAAAAGGAATTTCAACCGGTGAACTGGCCCAGAAAACAGGGATTGAGGAAGATGTACTGCTCGCATACGAGAACGGAACGCGGGAAATTCCTCTGCCAGAATTGGAGACTTTTGCCGAAGCGCTGGAGGTTCCCCTCAGCCAGTTCCTGGATGAGAAAGGACCCATTGCCAAGCGTCGCCTTCAGAAACAATGGGCAGAACAATTTGAAAATCTTCCGGAAGAAATGCAACAATTCATTGCCCAGCCGGTAAACCGCCCCTACCTGGAACTGGCAATGCGTCTCTCTGAACTGGATGCCAATCGTCTGCGTCTGATTGCTGAAAGCCTTTTGGAGATCACCTATTGA
- a CDS encoding tetratricopeptide repeat protein: MEKQLTPDQLAEHGQRLYRSGKHLEAAEQFEKASKAFAELGDVLKSAEMANNRSVALLQAGDAQGALDACAGTEQIFHKAGDTEREGIAIANYAAALEGLNRLEEALEHYQRAAALFKQINHSEMRAVVLKAISSLQIRTNRQFEALASMDAALEEQKKLSLRERLLKKIIDLPFKMIGKK; encoded by the coding sequence ATGGAAAAACAACTTACTCCAGACCAACTTGCCGAGCACGGACAACGGCTTTACCGCTCAGGAAAGCATCTCGAAGCGGCAGAGCAATTTGAGAAAGCCTCAAAAGCGTTTGCCGAACTCGGAGACGTTCTGAAATCTGCAGAAATGGCAAACAACCGTAGTGTTGCCCTGTTGCAGGCAGGCGATGCCCAGGGGGCACTCGATGCTTGTGCAGGTACCGAGCAAATCTTCCACAAAGCCGGAGATACAGAACGGGAAGGCATCGCCATTGCCAACTATGCTGCAGCCCTGGAAGGCTTGAATCGGCTGGAAGAAGCACTGGAGCATTATCAACGTGCCGCCGCATTGTTCAAGCAGATAAACCATTCGGAAATGCGCGCCGTGGTGCTTAAAGCCATCTCGTCTCTGCAAATTCGAACCAACCGCCAGTTTGAAGCCCTTGCCAGCATGGATGCCGCACTCGAAGAACAGAAAAAACTTTCTCTAAGGGAACGATTGCTGAAGAAAATCATCGATCTTCCATTCAAGATGATAGGGAAAAAGTGA
- a CDS encoding response regulator transcription factor, with the protein MAATHILVVDDEPRYQHLLRVNLEAAGYLVSTASNGEEALELISSRQPDLVILDVMMPHLDGFSTCERIRQFSSVPIIMLTAKGEEQDRVKGLNVGADDYVVKPFSATELIARVRAVLRRAQTAEAVTQNRYFTHGNLKIDFARAEVWKDDKPVFLSATEYRLLIQFAHNMGRVLSPEELLTAVWGTQYKEDKEILWVSIARLRQKLEDNPHNPVHIVTRSGLGYLMPPMEKDSSETGK; encoded by the coding sequence ATGGCGGCGACTCATATTCTGGTGGTAGATGATGAACCTCGATACCAGCATTTACTTCGAGTCAATCTCGAAGCCGCCGGGTATCTTGTCAGCACGGCAAGCAATGGAGAAGAAGCCCTGGAATTGATTTCCTCCCGCCAACCCGATCTGGTCATTCTGGACGTCATGATGCCTCATCTGGATGGATTTTCTACCTGTGAACGGATTCGGCAGTTCTCCAGTGTCCCCATTATCATGCTCACAGCAAAGGGGGAAGAACAGGACCGTGTGAAAGGCTTGAATGTAGGTGCGGATGATTACGTCGTTAAGCCTTTTTCTGCCACCGAGTTAATTGCACGAGTACGAGCGGTACTCAGAAGGGCTCAAACCGCTGAGGCAGTAACGCAAAATCGGTATTTCACCCACGGGAATTTGAAGATTGATTTTGCTCGCGCTGAGGTATGGAAGGATGACAAACCCGTATTTCTCTCTGCTACAGAGTACCGTCTCCTCATCCAGTTTGCCCATAACATGGGTAGAGTCCTCTCCCCCGAAGAACTGCTTACCGCCGTATGGGGTACACAGTATAAAGAGGACAAAGAAATCCTTTGGGTAAGTATTGCTCGACTGCGACAGAAACTGGAAGACAATCCCCATAACCCGGTACACATTGTAACGCGCTCCGGTTTGGGATATCTCATGCCTCCCATGGAAAAAGACTCTTCTGAAACAGGAAAATAG
- a CDS encoding GNAT family N-acetyltransferase, producing MNWFQRHHHLRPVTPEDKPSLQTFLRKTIYLHQHLDWRNALDWVGWQPFWLAEKDSQIIGFLASPADPPLASWIRIFAADLFVSPSRVLVELLEKNVEWHREYGKVSFIASLGLSDWFSHLLQDSGFHHHQDVVMMTYDLNFVSCQTPLLRDGIIREMGFEDLPLVTAIDHAAFEPLWQLSQIDLSNAFQKCTYKTVLEVNGKLVAYQMSTESESKAHLARLAVSPEMQNKGLGAALIRDLLEHFILHKGLQSVTLNTQSTNAASLHVYQRCGFHLTGEQFPVFILPLY from the coding sequence GTGAATTGGTTTCAACGTCATCATCATCTCAGACCGGTTACGCCTGAAGACAAACCATCCCTGCAAACGTTTTTACGGAAGACTATTTACCTCCATCAACACCTGGATTGGAGAAATGCTCTGGATTGGGTTGGCTGGCAACCCTTCTGGCTGGCAGAAAAAGACTCTCAAATTATCGGCTTCCTTGCCTCACCTGCTGATCCTCCTCTAGCGTCCTGGATACGCATCTTTGCAGCAGACCTGTTTGTTTCCCCCTCCAGAGTTCTGGTGGAACTTCTGGAAAAAAACGTGGAATGGCACCGTGAATATGGGAAAGTGTCATTTATTGCTTCCCTTGGATTAAGCGATTGGTTTTCTCATCTTCTTCAGGACTCAGGTTTTCATCATCACCAGGATGTGGTGATGATGACATATGATCTTAATTTTGTATCCTGTCAAACACCGCTTTTAAGAGACGGAATAATCAGAGAAATGGGCTTTGAAGACCTTCCTCTGGTAACCGCAATTGATCATGCGGCTTTCGAGCCCCTCTGGCAATTAAGCCAGATAGACCTTTCCAACGCTTTTCAGAAGTGTACCTATAAAACAGTTCTGGAAGTTAACGGGAAACTTGTGGCTTACCAGATGAGTACAGAGAGCGAATCCAAAGCGCACCTCGCGCGGTTAGCTGTCTCCCCGGAGATGCAAAATAAAGGATTGGGGGCTGCGCTCATCAGAGATTTGCTGGAACATTTTATCCTCCATAAAGGCCTGCAGAGCGTTACCCTCAACACGCAAAGCACGAATGCCGCATCTTTGCATGTTTATCAACGATGTGGCTTTCACCTGACGGGGGAGCAATTTCCGGTTTTTATCTTGCCACTTTACTAG
- a CDS encoding zinc metallopeptidase, whose translation MGAYGGGYLLYLLFSLPALLLGFWAQFKVQSAFNTYSRKRNASGMTGAEVARRILNMNGLTNVQVEAVNGFLSDHYDPVARVLRLSPEVYHSNSIAAAGIAAHEAGHAIQHHEGYFPLQIRSAIVPAVQIGSWLGPIIFMLGFFLMGNTVAWIGLGLFAATAVFALITLPVEFDASRRAKTVLADGGLVYYGEMEGVNKVLDAAALTYVAAAVQAISTVLYYIFLLSGRQRE comes from the coding sequence ATGGGAGCGTATGGTGGTGGGTATCTCCTTTACCTGCTCTTCAGTTTACCCGCTTTATTGTTAGGATTTTGGGCACAATTTAAAGTCCAATCGGCTTTCAATACCTATTCCCGAAAACGCAATGCTTCAGGCATGACCGGTGCAGAAGTTGCTCGACGTATTCTGAATATGAACGGATTGACCAATGTTCAGGTAGAAGCCGTGAACGGTTTTTTAAGCGATCACTATGATCCTGTGGCACGCGTTCTTCGTCTCAGCCCAGAGGTATACCATAGCAACAGCATCGCTGCCGCAGGTATTGCCGCTCATGAAGCCGGACATGCCATTCAACACCACGAAGGATACTTTCCTTTGCAAATCCGTTCCGCCATTGTCCCAGCAGTGCAAATTGGCTCATGGCTTGGCCCAATTATCTTCATGCTGGGTTTTTTCCTGATGGGAAACACAGTAGCATGGATTGGACTGGGGTTGTTCGCAGCGACTGCAGTATTTGCATTGATTACCCTGCCCGTTGAGTTTGATGCCAGCCGCAGAGCCAAGACTGTCTTAGCCGATGGCGGGCTGGTCTACTATGGGGAAATGGAAGGAGTGAACAAAGTATTAGATGCCGCCGCCCTTACTTACGTAGCCGCAGCAGTCCAAGCCATTTCTACGGTGTTATATTACATCTTCCTGCTCTCTGGACGCCAGAGAGAATAA